The Pseudodesulfovibrio cashew genomic sequence AAGCCAACCTCATACTCTCGGGCCACACCCATGGCGGGCAGATCCGCCTGCCCTTCGCCGGTGCTGTAATCGCGCCGGACCAATGGGTGTTCCCTCGCTACACTGACGGCCTATACCGTAAGGGCGGCACTGCAATGTACGTTAGCCGGGGCCTGGGAAACTCCATCATCCCACTTCGGCTCAACTGCCCGCCGGAGATCGCTTTTCTGACCCTTGAACCCGCCGCCTGAAACAAGTAGACAAGCAACATCCCTCTCCCACTTTAACAAGGTACAGACGATGTTTCTACTCGACGCCCCTTATGTTTCCGATTTCCTGCTCAAGTCCGTCAAGGGGTTGAACCAGCCCGTGCTCGACACGCCCGAGGCTCGGCGGTTTGCCGCCGGAGCCGGGATTGAGCTCATTGACGAAATCGAATTCGCGGCGCGCATGGCCATGGGCCAGCGCATCTACGCCAACTCGGAAAACGGGCTGGCCAAGCTGATGGACTGCGGCTGCAACGACGACCTGGCCAGGCGCATCGGCGTTTGCAAGGACAAGGCCCTGTTCCGCGAAACCGTTGCCGGGGTCCATCCCGACTACCGCTTCATGCGGGTCCCCCTGGAGGAACTGGAAACCGTCGACGTCTCGGCCATGCCGTATCCGTTCGTGGCCAAGCCCGCACGCGGCTTCTTCAGCCTCGGGGTGCACATCGTCAACACCCTTGAGGAGTGGCCGGACGTGGTCCGGGCCATTATGGCCGAGCGCGACGCCCTGAACCGGGAGTACCCCGAAGCCGTGGTGGATGCGGGCGAGTTTCTCCTCGAGGAGTCCCTCCGGGGCGAGGAGTACGCCATCGACGTCTACTTCGATGGAGCGGGCGAACCGGTCATCCTGAACATCCTCCACCATCACTTCGTTTCCGATGACGATGTCTCGGACCGCCTCTACTACACCTCCGCCTCGATCATACGGCAGTGGCTGGAGCCGTTCACGGCCTATTGCGCCTCCATCGGAGAGGCCTGCGGCCTGCGCGATTTCCCCATCCATCTGGAGGTGCGCGTGGACGAGGCCGGAGCGATCAACTCCATCGAGGCCAATCCCCTGCGCTTCGCCGGATGGTGCGTGGCCGACCTGACCTTCCACGCCTGGGGCTTCAATCCCTACGAATACTATTTCGCGGACAAGAGACCGGACTGGCCCGCGTTGCTGGCCGAACACGAGGGCCGGGCCTGCGCCATGGTCATCGGCGACGTGCCGCCCGGCGTGGACCGGGACGCCATCGTCTCGGTGGACCTCGACGGCTTCGCGGACATGCTCGGCGGCGTGCTGGAACTCAGGCCCATCGACCACTCCGAGTACCCGGTATTCGCCTTTGCCTTTCTCGGCCTGCCCGAGGCGGACCTAGACGGCCTCAAGGAGCGGGCCACGAGCGACTTCTCCCGGTTCCTGGTCACGGGCTGATCTCCCTTTTCCCGGCACAAAAAGCATTTCCCGTCTGGTGAAAGCCGCTGCGCCGTGGTACCGTGAAAGCGGGTTTCTCCATGAAAACCCGTCACGGAGGGAATCATGCGCGCAATCATCGCCGGGGGCACCGGCTTCATCGGACAATCGCTCATCACGGAGTTGCAGGAAAACGGCTGGGACATCGTGGTCCTGTCGCGCTCACCTGGCAAGGTGGCCTCGATTTTCGGCAGCGGCGTCATCGGCATGCGCTGGGACAACGGCGACTGGCCGGACCTGCTCGGGCCGGAAACGGTCATCGTCAACCTGGCCGGGGAGAACATCGCCGCCGGAAGGTGGACGCGGGCCAGGAAGGAACGCATCCTCAACAGCCGCATCAAGGCGGGCGAACGGATCGTGGAAGTGGTTCGCAGGAGCGGCGTCGCTCCGGCCGCGCTCATCCAGGCGTCGGCCGTGGGCTACTACGGCCCGCGCGGCACCGAGCTTATCGACGAGACCGCGGACTCGGGAGACGGCTTCCTGGCCGAGGTGACACGCCGCTGGGAGGCGTCCACCCTGGCGCTGGAGGAGATGGGCGTGCGCAGGGTGATCATCCGCACCGGCGTGGTCCTGGGCAACGGCGGCGCGCTTGAACGAATGCTGCCGCCGTTCCGGTTTTTCCTGGGCGGTCCCCTCGGCAGCGGGCTCCAGGGCGTGTCCTGGATTCACATGGCCGACGAGGTGGGTGCCATCCGCTTCCTGATGGAAAATGAAGAGACGTCGGGCGCGTACAATCTGACCGCGCCAACCCCGGTGCGTTTCCGCAAGTTTGCGCGCATTCTGGGCCAGACCCTGAACCGGCCCCACTGGCTCAAGGTTCCGGCCTTCGTCCTGCGGCTCCTGTTTGGCGACATGGCCGACGAGGCGCTCCTCTCGGGCCAGTTGGTGCTGCCCGCACGGCTGCTCCGGGCCGGGTACGGCTTCCGCTTCCCCAACCTGGAGGAAGCCCTGGCGGACCTGTTGGTCTGATCCCCCACTTGAATCCGCCGCCCCTCTCCTTTATGAAAGGGGTTGCGGTACGCTTTTGCGAGGAACTTTCACTCCATAGGGAGACTCATGCGCGGACAGATTCTGATCATCGACGACGAGGAAGGCATCCGGTTTTCCCTGCGAGGCATCCTCGAGGACGAGGGGCACGAGGTTATTGAGGCGGGGTCCGGCGAGGAGGGATTGGAACTGCTCGGCACGGACATCCCGGACATGGTCTTCCTGGACATCTGGCTGCCGGGCATGGACGGTCTTGAAGTGCTCGAGACCATCGCCGGACAGTACAAGGGACTGCCGGTGATCATGATTTCCGGCCACGGGACCATTGAAACGGCGGTCCAGGCTCTGAAAAAGGGCGCCTTCGACTTCATCGAGAAACCCCTCTCCCTGGAAAAGGTGGTCGTGGCCACCCGCAACGGCCTGGAGTTCTCCCGCCTGCGCCAGGAAAACCTCGCCCTCAAAACCCGCATCAACTCGGAGCAGCCCGTATCGCTCACCGGCGAGTCCGAGGCCATCAGGAATCTCAACGACGTCATCTCACGGGTGGCGCCCACCGAGTCGTGGGTGCTGATCACCGGCGAGAACGGCACGGGCAAGGAGATCGTGGCCCGGTCCATTCACAACCAGTCCGGGCGCAGCGACAACCCCCTGGTTGCGGTCAACTGCGCGGCCATTCCCGAGGAACTGATCGAATCCGAACTCTTCGGCCACGAAAAAGGCGCTTTCACCGGCGCGGAAAAGGCCCAGGTGGGCAAGTTCGAGCTGGCCGACGGCGGCACCCTGTTCCTGGACGAGATCGGTGACATGAGCCTCAAAACGCAGGCCAAGATACTGCGCATCCTCCAGGAGCAGGCCTTCGAGCACGTGGGCGGGCGCAAGACCATCACCGTGGATGTGCGGGTCATTGCGGCCACCAACAAGAACCTGCCCCACGAGATCGAAGCGGGCAATTTCCGCGAGGACCTATACTACCGGCTCAAGGTCTTCCCTCTGGAGCTGCCGCCCCTGCGCGACCGGTCCGGCGACATCCCCCTGCTCATCAAGGACTTCGAGGAGACGCTCATCCAGCAGCACGGCTTCAAGCCCATCGCCTTCACCCCGGAGGCCCTGGAGGTGCTCCAGCACTACCCCTGGCCCGGCAACGTGCGGGAGCTCAAGAATTTCGTGGAGCGCATGTTCATCATGTATGCCGGAGACCAGGTCACCCCGGACCGTCTGCCGCCCGAGTTTCAGGTCGCTGTCCCGGAAAAGCCGACACCGGTCCCCACCGAGCCCGATGCGCCAGCAGCCGAAGGCGGCTCTTTCGATGCGCTCATCGCGGACGGCCCCGCCGACCTCAAGCAGGCCCGCGCCGACTTCGAGGCCCGGTTCCTGGAGGCCAAGCTCAAGGAGTGTGACGGCAACATCTCGCAGTTGGCCAAGGCCATCGGGCTGGAGCGCAGCTCACTCTATCGCAAGCTCAAGGCGTACAAGATCCAGATCGACTAGATTCGCCCCACCACGGCGGAAAACACCCTTGCGGGCCCCTATCCCTTTACAGAACCGCCCATCGTGGTAATACTCGGGGAGAAGGGACGGTGCGCGGTGCCCGTCCCCCTACACGGAGGCTGAGGCATGGCTTGGGACCCGGAACGGTACGAGAAGTGGTTTGAAACGCCCGAAGGGACGTTCGCCCTGGAGCGGGAGATGCAGTTGCTGCAATCCGTCCTGGCGGGCTGGCCCCGGCGCGGCCACAAGCTGCTCGAGATCGGCTGCGGCACCGGCCTGTTCCTGGAGACCCTCTATCAGATGGGTTTCGACGTCAGCGGCATCGACTCCAGCCCGGCCATGATCATGGCCGCCCGCAAGCGATTGGGCAACAGGGCCGACCTGCACCAGGGTGACGGCGAACTGCTCCCGTTCTCCGACAACGAATTCGACTACGCCTTCCTCTGGTCCGTGCTGGAATTCACCTCCGACCCCAAGGCCATGCTAGAGGAAGCCCGGCGCGTGGCCGAAAAGGGACTGCTCATCGGCTTCCTGAACAAGAACTCCCTCTACTACACCCTGAACGTCAAGGGCTCCGGAGGTTCCCTGGACAGCGGACACTGGTTCACCTGGTGCCAGATGCAGGACCTGATCAAGGAAGCCACAGGCTTCAGGCACACCCTGGCCCGCTCGGTCCTGCCCGGCCCCATGCGCACCTGGAAGAATACCGGCCTGAGCCGCCGCCTCAATTCGACCCTCTGCCCTCCCTCCGTGGGGGCCTTTTCCGCAGCCAGAGTGGACTTCGTCAACATGAAGCCCCTCACGCCCCTGTTCGCCTGGAAGACCGAACCCGCCACGTAGCCTCGCGCCACGCGCGAGCCCCAGTACATCCAGCTTAAGATACTTTTACATTCTTTAACCGGTTTTCACGCCCGGTTAAAACCGTGTTTACGCCTTTCGCCTAGGGTTGGACCCGTCACAAGGCAAACAACCTATGGAGGATTCCATGCGAAAAAACACGACTCACAAATGCATGCGCCTCGGCGCACTCACCCTGATCATGGCCCTGTTCATGGCCGGAACCTCTGCCCTGGCCTTCGGCGGCCCCATGGACGGCCCAGGCCGCAAGGGCCACGGGGATTCCATGAAGGAGCACTTCCTCTCCCGCGTGGACTACACCATGCAGGAGCTCCAGCTCTCCCCTGACCAGCAGGCCAAGTACAGCACGATCCGAGCCCACATGGCCAAGGCCCTGAACGAGGCCGAAGCAAGGCGCAAGGCCACTCGCGAAGACATTCGCAATGAACTGAACCGTCCCACCCCGGACCTGCGCAAGGTGGCGGCGGCCATGAAGCGGGAAGCACGGATCATGCCCGACACCATGACCATGCAGATCGACAGCCTGCTCAAGGTCCACGACATCCTGAACAAGAAGCAGCAGGCCCGCCTGGTCGAGATGATCAAGGCGCACATGGGCCCCATTCCCATGCGCAACGCCGACGGCCAGCAGCAGAAGATGGGCCCCGGCGGCACGCCTCCCCAGGGCGGGATGCCCGGACGCGGCGGCCCTCAGGGCGGTCCGCAGGGCGGTTTCGACCCCATGTCCTAAAGACATAAGAATACGGACAGGCCGCAAGCACAAACGCAGCCTCCTCTCCTCATTGAACGGCACCCGCTTCTCCCGGCGGGTGCCGTCATTTTTTGGGGATTCAAACGATGTCCGGCTTTTAAAACCGGGGGTGCGGCTACTTGTGCACCGTAAGGACGCCCGCCCAGCCACTCATGAAAGGAATGCATTCATCATAGCCCCCTTCGCGCTCCAGGAAGGCGGCAGTACCGCCCCGCGCCATGAAATGCCGGAAGCAGGTGTGATGCGTCTCCCCGGCCATGCGCTCCACCAGCCGGATACCCCACCCGGTCCAGCGTGAGGTTCCCTTCGGCGGCAGGACGTAGTCGGCAACGGCGACCACCCCGCCGGGCCGGACCAGACGCATGGCCTCCCGGAAGATGGCCCGGGCCGTGGCCTCCGGCTTTTCGTGCAGGGCGAAGCTGAGGGTGACGCCACCGAACGCGCCCTCCGGCAACCCGGTGTCCGAAGCGTCACCGCGCAGAAAAGGGATGGCAGGATGCTTGCGGCGGGCCACTTCCAGCATGGCCCCGGAGACGTCCACACCCAAAGGGCGCAGGCCGCGCCGGGCCGCCAGCCCGGCCAGCAACCCCGTGCCGCAGCACAGATCGACCATGGTCCCGCCGCGCTCCAGTCCGAGGGCGTCGAGAGCCCCGGCATGCAACGGACGCAGGAACGGCCCGATCAGCGGGTCGTAGAGGGTGGCGTAACGGGCATATTCGTCCACTGGCGTCACTTGGGAAGCAACTCCCGGTTCACCTTGACCACCTTGGCGATGGCCGCTTCGTCGTACCCCTTTTGCCGGAGCAGTTCGAGCAGCGCCCCGGAGGCAAGCAGTTCGCGCATCCGGCGGTCATAGAGGTCCCGAAGACGGCGGCCTCTCTTATCGGGCGAAAACACTGGCCGGACCGTAAGCGAACGAATCGGCGAGATGACGAAAGGCGCGATGGGCAACCTGGAATCGTCCAT encodes the following:
- a CDS encoding ATP-grasp domain-containing protein, which produces MFLLDAPYVSDFLLKSVKGLNQPVLDTPEARRFAAGAGIELIDEIEFAARMAMGQRIYANSENGLAKLMDCGCNDDLARRIGVCKDKALFRETVAGVHPDYRFMRVPLEELETVDVSAMPYPFVAKPARGFFSLGVHIVNTLEEWPDVVRAIMAERDALNREYPEAVVDAGEFLLEESLRGEEYAIDVYFDGAGEPVILNILHHHFVSDDDVSDRLYYTSASIIRQWLEPFTAYCASIGEACGLRDFPIHLEVRVDEAGAINSIEANPLRFAGWCVADLTFHAWGFNPYEYYFADKRPDWPALLAEHEGRACAMVIGDVPPGVDRDAIVSVDLDGFADMLGGVLELRPIDHSEYPVFAFAFLGLPEADLDGLKERATSDFSRFLVTG
- a CDS encoding class I SAM-dependent methyltransferase; this translates as MTPVDEYARYATLYDPLIGPFLRPLHAGALDALGLERGGTMVDLCCGTGLLAGLAARRGLRPLGVDVSGAMLEVARRKHPAIPFLRGDASDTGLPEGAFGGVTLSFALHEKPEATARAIFREAMRLVRPGGVVAVADYVLPPKGTSRWTGWGIRLVERMAGETHHTCFRHFMARGGTAAFLEREGGYDECIPFMSGWAGVLTVHK
- a CDS encoding TIGR01777 family oxidoreductase is translated as MRAIIAGGTGFIGQSLITELQENGWDIVVLSRSPGKVASIFGSGVIGMRWDNGDWPDLLGPETVIVNLAGENIAAGRWTRARKERILNSRIKAGERIVEVVRRSGVAPAALIQASAVGYYGPRGTELIDETADSGDGFLAEVTRRWEASTLALEEMGVRRVIIRTGVVLGNGGALERMLPPFRFFLGGPLGSGLQGVSWIHMADEVGAIRFLMENEETSGAYNLTAPTPVRFRKFARILGQTLNRPHWLKVPAFVLRLLFGDMADEALLSGQLVLPARLLRAGYGFRFPNLEEALADLLV
- a CDS encoding class I SAM-dependent methyltransferase, whose amino-acid sequence is MAWDPERYEKWFETPEGTFALEREMQLLQSVLAGWPRRGHKLLEIGCGTGLFLETLYQMGFDVSGIDSSPAMIMAARKRLGNRADLHQGDGELLPFSDNEFDYAFLWSVLEFTSDPKAMLEEARRVAEKGLLIGFLNKNSLYYTLNVKGSGGSLDSGHWFTWCQMQDLIKEATGFRHTLARSVLPGPMRTWKNTGLSRRLNSTLCPPSVGAFSAARVDFVNMKPLTPLFAWKTEPAT
- a CDS encoding sigma-54-dependent transcriptional regulator — encoded protein: MRGQILIIDDEEGIRFSLRGILEDEGHEVIEAGSGEEGLELLGTDIPDMVFLDIWLPGMDGLEVLETIAGQYKGLPVIMISGHGTIETAVQALKKGAFDFIEKPLSLEKVVVATRNGLEFSRLRQENLALKTRINSEQPVSLTGESEAIRNLNDVISRVAPTESWVLITGENGTGKEIVARSIHNQSGRSDNPLVAVNCAAIPEELIESELFGHEKGAFTGAEKAQVGKFELADGGTLFLDEIGDMSLKTQAKILRILQEQAFEHVGGRKTITVDVRVIAATNKNLPHEIEAGNFREDLYYRLKVFPLELPPLRDRSGDIPLLIKDFEETLIQQHGFKPIAFTPEALEVLQHYPWPGNVRELKNFVERMFIMYAGDQVTPDRLPPEFQVAVPEKPTPVPTEPDAPAAEGGSFDALIADGPADLKQARADFEARFLEAKLKECDGNISQLAKAIGLERSSLYRKLKAYKIQID
- a CDS encoding Spy/CpxP family protein refolding chaperone translates to MRKNTTHKCMRLGALTLIMALFMAGTSALAFGGPMDGPGRKGHGDSMKEHFLSRVDYTMQELQLSPDQQAKYSTIRAHMAKALNEAEARRKATREDIRNELNRPTPDLRKVAAAMKREARIMPDTMTMQIDSLLKVHDILNKKQQARLVEMIKAHMGPIPMRNADGQQQKMGPGGTPPQGGMPGRGGPQGGPQGGFDPMS